Proteins encoded within one genomic window of Girardinichthys multiradiatus isolate DD_20200921_A chromosome 21, DD_fGirMul_XY1, whole genome shotgun sequence:
- the rmc1 gene encoding regulator of MON1-CCZ1 complex, with product MAEEHYLELSENPVQFEHASSVNNVFFDEANKQVFAVRSGGATGVVVKGPDDKCSVAFRMDDKGEVKCIKFSIGNKILAVQRTLKSVDFINFIPDYPHTEFTQECKTKNANILGFCWTSWNETVFITDQGIEFYQVFPDKRNLKLLKSQSINVNWYQYCPETAVILLSTTVQGNFLQPFAFRNGTMTKMSKFEIELPVVPKPAKLTLSERDIAMATIYGQLYVMYLKHHSRTVNSPGAEVVLYHLSREGACKKSHILKLNTTGKFALNIVDNLVVVHHQSSQTSLIFDIKLQEPDCAVNTHQPVLPARSIHPYRIPLSGPAAVPTQPPVPCQLYSSSWSVFQPDIIISASEGYLWYLQVKLPPTVHLLQDKGKLMDFLLRRRDCKMVIISVCSQVLDCQEKGSLPVVATVFDKLNQVYKEYLEAEQSYTAAMESGPSRGAAAQKRPVRTQAVIDQSDMYTHVLSSFTERKDVSHKFIIAVLMEYIRSLNQYQITVQHYLYELVIKTLVQNNLFYMLHQFLQYHVLSDSKPLACLLLSLESTYPPAHQLSLDMLKRLSTANDEIVEVLLSKQQVLAALRFIRSVGGHDNVSARKFLDAARQTGDQMLFYTVFRSFQQRNQRLRGNPSFNPGEHCEEHVVHFKQLFGEQALMKPSTV from the exons ATGGCTGAGGAACATTACCTGGAGCTGAGTGAGAACCCGGTCCAGTTTGAGCATGCGTCGAGCGTCAACAACGTCTTCTTTGATGAAGCTAACAAACAG GTGTTTGCAGTGCGTTCAGGTGGAGCCACAGGTGTCGTGGTCAAAGGGCCAGACGACAAATGCAGTGTTGCCTTCAG gATGGATGATAAAGGGGAGGTGAAGTGCATCAAGTTCTCCATTGGAAACAAGATCCTGGCTGTGCAGAGGACCTTAAAGTCTGTG GATTTCATCAACTTCATTCCTGACTATCCGCACACAGAGTTCACTCAGGAATGTAAG ACTAAGAACGCCAACATTCTGGGGTTCTGTTGGACCAGCTGGAACGAGACAGTCTTCATAACAGACCAGGGAATAGAGTTCTACCAG GTGTTTCCCGACAAGCGCAACTTGAAGCTGCTGAAGAGTCAGAGCATTAATGTGAACTGGTACCAGTACTGCCCAGAGACGGCCGTGATCCTGCTGTCCACCACAGTGCAGGGAAACTTCCTGCAGCCGTTCGCCTTCAGA AACGGGACCATGACCAAGATGTCTAAGTTTGAGATTGAGCTGCCGGTCGTCCCCAAACCTGCCAAGCTGACCCTGTCTGAGCGAGACATCGCCATGGCAACCAT CTATGGTCAGCTGTACGTCATGTACCTGAAGCATCACTCGAGGACGGTGAACAGCCCAGGAGCTGAGGTGGTGCTGTACCACCTGTCCAG GGAGGGCGCCTGTAAGAAGAGCCACATTCTGAAGCTGAACACGACGGGGAAGTTTGCTCTGAACATCGTGGATAACCTGGTTGTTGTTCATCATCAGAGTTCTCAG ACGTCGCTGATCTTCGACATCAAGCTGCAGGAGCCAGACTGTGCCGTTAACACTCACCAGCCTGTCCTGCCGGCCCGGTCCATCCATCCCTACAGAATTCCTTTATCAG gtcCTGCCGCTGTCCCAACCCAGCCTCCGGTTCCGTGTCAGCTGT ACTCTTCATCCTGGAGCGTCTTCCAGCCCGACATCATCATCAGTGCCAGTGAAG GTTACTTGTGGTACCTGCAGGTGAAGCTGCCCCCTACAGTCCACCTGCTGCAGGACAAGGGCAAATTGATGGACTTTCTGCTGCGGCGGCGAGACTGCAAGATGGTCATCATCTCTGTGTGCTCACAAG TTCTGGACTGTCAGGAGAAGGGGAGTCTTCCTGTCGTAGCGACAGTCTTCGACAAACTCAACCAGGTGTACAAAGAATACCTGGAGGCGGAGCAGAGCTACACAGCG GCGATGGAGTCCGGTCCGAGTCGAGGCGCCGCCGCTCAGAAACGCCCAGTCCGGACGCAGGCGGTCATCGACCAGTCGGACATGTACACACACGTCCTGTCGTCGTTCACAGAGAGGAAG GATGTGTCCCATAAATTCATCATAGCTGTTCTGATGGAGTACATCCGCTCTCTGAACCAGTACCAGATCACAGTCCAG CATTACCTGTATGAGCTGGTCATCAAGACTCTGGTCCAGAACAACCTGTTCTACATGCTGCACCAGTTCCTGCAGTACCACGTCCTGAGTGACTCCAAACCCCTG GCCTGTTTGCTGCTGTCTCTGGAGAGCACCTATCCTCCAGCCCACCAGCTGTCTCTGGACATGCTCAAA CGCCTGTCGACGGCCAACGATGAGATCGTAGAGGTTCTGCTGTCGAAGCAGCAGGTTCTGGCCGCGCTCAGATTCATCCGCAGTGTTG GTGGCCATGACAACGTGTCGGCCAGGAAGTTTCTGGATGCGGCCCGGCAGACTGGAGAC
- the riok3 gene encoding serine/threonine-protein kinase RIO3, with translation MDPSGVAEQTQESPWGSVGPAAPACSLTEVMSEQLARQLDEEDAFPALSDPAVDPLRSEEAPDTASDLMLAQMLQMQFDREFDDQLRREEKKFNGDSKVSISFENYRMVHPYEDSDSSEDEVDWQDTRLDPYRADKPQTTPRRGFSGKGKNITTKHDEDTCGRKNTARMDNFAPEVHVGDGLGMDLKLSNQVFNSLKQHCYSEQRRSARLHEKKEHSTAEQAVDPRTRLLMYKMVNAGVLENINGCISTGKESVVFHADGGSLEEQPVPEEVVLKVFKTTLNEFKNRDRYIKDDYRFKDRFSKLNPRKVIRLWAEKEMHNLSRMKKAGIPCPDVVLLKKHILVMSFIGKEHVPAPKLKDVMLGSEEMKEAYQQVLQLMQKLYQDCSLVHADLSEYNMLWHQGKVWLIDVSQSVEPTHPHGLEFLFRDCRNVSTFFQKRGVSEAMSVYDLFNTVTGLNIPVGAEDEALFMTEIVALEKRNEDHIQKRGKKTFLVTSEDGGPPLEPDSDD, from the exons ATGGATCCATCAGGAGTCGCAGAACAAACACAGGAG AGTCCGTGGGGCTCGGTGGGCCCGGCAGCTCCGGCCTGCTCTCTGACGGAGGTGATGAGCGAACAACTGGCCCGGCAGCTGGATGAGGAGGACGCCTTCCCAGCGCTCTCAGA CCCTGCGGTGGACCCGCTGCGGTCCGAGGAAGCTCCCGACACCGCCAGCGACCTGATGTTGGCCCAGATGCTGCAGATGCAGTTTGACCGCGAGTTCGACGATCAGCTTCGCCGGGAGGAGAAGAAGTTCAACGGAGACAGTAAAG TCTCCATCTCCTTTGAGAACTACCGTATGGTCCATCCTTATGAGGACAGCGACAGCTCCGAGGACGAGGTGGACTGGCAGGACACGAGACTCGACCCGTACAGAGCCG ATAAACCTCAGACGACCCCCAGGAGAGGCTTCAGTGGGAAGGGGAAGAACATCACCACCAAACACGACGAGGACACCTGCGGACGGAAGAACACGGCTCGCATGGACAAC TTCGCTCCGGAGGTCCATGTGGGAGACGGTCTGGGAATGGACCTGAAGCTGTCCAACCAGGTCTTCAACTCTCTGAAGCAGCACTGCTACAGCGAGCAAAGGCGGAGCGCCCGGCTGCACGAGAAGAAGGAGCACTCCACGGCC GAACAAGCCGTGGACCCGCGGACTCGGCTGCTCATGTATAAGATGGTGAACGCCGGGGTTCTGGAAAACATTAACGGCTGCATCAGCACCGGAAAAGAGTCGGTGGTTTTCCATGCAGACGGAGGAAG CCTGGAGGAGCAGCCCGTCCCAGAGGAGGTGGTTCTGAAGGTGTTTAAAACCACGCTGAACGAGTTCAAGAACCGAGACCGCTACATTAAAGACGACTACCGCTTCAAGGATCGCTTCAGCAAACTGAACCCCAGGAAGGTGATCCGGCTGTGGGCCGAAAAGGAGATGCACAACCTGAGCAG GATGAAGAAGGCAGGTATTCCCTGTCCAGACGTGGTTCTGTTGAAGAAACACATCCTGGTGATGTCCTTCATTGGGAAGGAGCACGTTCCTGCTCCTAAACTCAAAGACGTGATGTTGGGCTCTGAGGAGATGAAGGAGGCTTACCAGCAGGTGTTACAG CTGATGCAGAAGCTCTATCAGGACTGCAGTCTGGTCCATGCGGACCTCAGTGAATACAACATGCTGTGGCACCAGGGCAAG GTGTGGCTGATAGACGTCAGTCAGTCGGTGGAGCCCACCCATCCTCACGGGCTGGAGTTCCTCTTCAGAGACTGCAGGAACGTTTCCACG TTCTTCCAGAAGAGAGGAGTGAGCGAAGCCATGAGTGTCTACGACCTTTTCAACACCGTAACCGGACTGAACATCCCAGTCGGAGCGGAGGACGAGGCCCTGTTCATGACTGAG ATCGTGGCCTTGGAGAAGAGGAACGAGGATCACATCCAGAAACGTGGGAAGAAGACCTTCCTGGTGACCTCAGAGGACGGCGGTCCTCCTTTAGAACCCGACTCTGATGATTAA